In Actinoplanes octamycinicus, the genomic window TGCCCGCCAAGGTAGATTGGTTCTACGTAGATTCCGTCTACCTAGACATCCTCTACTGCTGGAGGCGGCCGTGTTCATCGGGCGGCGGACCGAACTGTCTCTGCTGACAAAACGGATCGACCACATCACCCGGGCCGGGACGGGGCTTGCGGTCGCCATCCGTGGCCGCCGCCAGGTCGGCAAGTCGCGCCTGGTGCAGGAACTCTGTGACCGCTCAGGGCTGCCCTACCTGTACTTCACCGCGGTCAAAGGCGCTTCGGCCACCGAGTCGACCACTCAGTTCCTCGCGGCTCTGACCGAGTCGGATCTGCCGAACGACCACGGCTTGCTCCCCGGCACGCCACCGGCCGGCGGCTGGGGCGACATGCTGCGCCTCCTCGCGGGGACGCTGCCGGACCGGCCGAGCATCGTCGTGCTCGACGAGGTGCCGTGGCTCACCGAGCAGGACGACACCTTCGACGGACAGCTACAGGTCGTCTGGGACCGCCTGCTGTCCCGCCGCCCGGTCCTGCTGCTGCTCCTCGGCAGCGACCTGCACATGATGCAACGCCTCACCGCCTACGACCGGCCGTTCTACGGCCGCGCCGACAACCTCGTGTTGGGTCCGCTGCACCTGGCCGAAACCGCCGCCGCCACCGGGCTGGCCGGCTCCGACGCCATCGACGCCCACCTGATCACCGGTGGCCTGCCCGGCATCCTGATGCGCTGGCCATCCGGAACTCCGGCCGACGACTACCTCCGGGACGAATGCGCTGACCCGGCGTCGCCGCTGTTCGCCGTACCCGAACAGTCCCTCGCTTCGGAATTTCCGAACCCCGACGTGGCCCGGCGCGTCCTGGAGGCCGTCGGCGGTGACGCACGCACCTTCGCCAACATCGCCGGCGCTGCCGGCAGCCGCGACGGGGCCGTCAGCTCCGGCACCCTGTCCCCACTGCTGCGGCAACTCACCGATGACAAGCAGATCCTGACCGCGGACCAGCCACTCTCGACCAGCAGCGGCAAACCCGCCCTCTACCGGGTCGCCGACAGCAACCTGCGCCTCTACCTCGCCATCCTGCGTGACGTCCACAACCTCACGCGACGCGGGCGGCCCGAAGCCGGCAACACCCTGCTCCGCAACCGCTGGACCAGCTGGCGCGGCAAAGCCGTCGAACCACTGGTCCGCGCCTCGCTGGAGCAGGCCGCTGCCAGCGGCGCCCTGCCCTGGCCGGAGGCCCATGCTGTCGGTGGGTGGTGGAACCGGCAGTTCAACCCCGAGATCGACCTCGTCGGCGCCGACCGGGGGCCGGTCGCCTCACAGATCCACTTCTGCGGATCGCTGAAATGGCTCGGGACCCCGTTCGACGCCCGCGACCTGTACGAACTCCAAGAAGGTGCCCGGCGCGTCCCCGGCTACGACCCGGCGCACACCGGGCTGATCGTCGTCACCCGTTCCGGCGCCACCCTGCCCACCGGCGTCGTCCAGACCATCTGGGGCCCCGATGATGTCGTAGCGGCCTGGCAGGCCTGAGGGAGCGGCGGAAAAATGGACGGCGAGATGGCAGTGCGACAGTTGCGGCTGATCGCCATCGACAGGCTCGTCGGTTGCGAGGTCGGCTCCGACAAGTTGATCCGAGCCGGCGTGGACGCGCTCCTGGCCGGGGTCGCATCGCCTTCGCTGCCGATGCTGGCGGGTTTGACGCGGCGCGAGGAGCCGGAGGCGCGAAGCGTCTTCGACCGCGTCGCCGACGAACTCGGCCTGGTTCCCGAGGAGCTTCCGGCGGAGCCCACGGCCCGAACGTGGGCGCTGGTGCGATGGTGGGCGGAGTTGATCGTCAACGGCGAGCTGACCGCCGAGGAAGGGGGCCGGCTGATCTGGCGGCACGGCCGGCCTTTTCTGGGCAGCTCCGAAGAACTGCGGCCGCTGATGGAGAGCATCGTGCTGCATGACGACGAGATGAGTTCATGGTCGATCTGGGATGCCGAGTACGTGTCGCGTAATCGGGCGACCGCGGCCGCCGTCATCGCACAGGCGCAGGCGTTCCTGTCCGCCACCCGATGACGGCTGCCGGACGGACGGGATGGTCGGGTGCCACGGCGTCGTGCTTCGCGGATTCTGATCGTGGGCGCGGACAGGTTCGTGTGGTCCGTCGGGCACCTTCACGACCGGGTCGACGCCCCGGGCCGGCCGCCGGTCTACCTGGACTGCCGGGACATCCTGAAGATCCGTCGGCACCGAGCCCGGGGGCTGCTCGAAGTCGTCTTCCGGGAGAAGGCGGACGGCCCCCTGTCGAGTGGCGCGGTGCTCAGCGGTGCCGGTCGGGCGTTGAACCTGCACGAGCCCGGCACCGCGCGGGCGTTCCTGGACGAGGCGTTGCGGGGCGGCTGGCAGCCCGACCATCCGGCGCCGGTCGAGGTCGACGGATGGGTGCTGTTCGACGCCGTCCTCGGCCGTCGCCGGATGCCATGAGCAGGCGCGCCCGGCCGGTGGGCCGGGCGCGCCCGAGATGGTGCGTTACTGGCGGTGGACGCCGAACTCGTAGAGCGAGTAGCCGTACGCCGTGGCGCGGGCCGTGTTGTTCACCCGGACATAACGGGCGGAGGCGTTGATGGCCAGGTTGTCGAAGCCGCCGTTGCCGGCCGTCGTCGAGTACACCGTGGTCCAATTCGCGCCGTCGTTCGACGTCTGGACCTGGTACGACGTGGCGTACGCCGCCTCCCACGCCAGCGACACGTGGTCGAACGACTGGACCGAGCCGAGGTCGACCTGCAGCCACGCCGTGTCCACCCACTCGCTCGCCCAGCGGGTGCCGTAGTCGCCGTCGACCGCGTAGGACGGCAGCTGCGGCCCGTTGGTGCCGGTCGGCTGGTAGGTCGACGCGGTCACCGTCTTGCCGCGGGCCAGGTTGGTGCCGGGCAGGGTCGGCGGCACGACCTTGAAGGAGCGCTGCTCGATGCCGACGTTGCCCTGGCCGTCGTAGGCGTACACGTAGACCTTCCAGACGCCCAGGGTCTCCGGCGCCCGTACCGTGAACTTGCCGTCCGCGGTCTGGGTGTAGGTCAGATACCGCAGCCCCTTGTTGTTGTTGATGTGCTTGTCGCTGGCCATCAGGTTGTAGCGGATCGCGTCGCCCTGCGGGTCGGACGCGCTGACCTCGACCGTGAAGGTGCCGCCGGCCGGCACCGCCGACGGAGTGCCCACGGTCATCGCGGAGATCTCCGGCGCGGTGTTCGGCACCGGCTGCCCGGTGTACGCCTCGCGCAGCGCCGCGTACCCGAGCCGCCGCCAGCCGCCGGTGGTGGTGTTCAGCCACACCCCGCCGAAGTCGTTCTCCAGGCCGTAGTGGAACTCGGTGGCCCCGAGCGCGACCCCCGCGTGCCCCTTGATCGCGTTCCAGCTGTACGTGTAGCCGGCCTTTTTCTGCAGGTCGCTCGGCTCGGTCGGCACCCCGTTCGCGTCGTTGGGCACCTCCCATTCGCCGGCCGGGCCACCCTCGGTGAGGATGTACGGCTTGGTGTAGCCGCCCGCGATCCAGTCCCGCTTGACCGTGTCGATCGCCCCGTACGAGTTGACCGCGAGCAGGTCGAGCGCCGGCGAGTACTGCTTGTAGTACGTCCACGCGTGGGTGTACGCGTCCGTCGAGGTCACCGGGTGGTTCGAGTCAGCCGCGTGGATCGCCTCGGCCACCTCGTTGACGAACTTGGCGTAGCCGACCCGGCGCGCCTCCACCTCGGCGGCGGACAGCCCGTAGTTCTGCATCTCCAGGATCACCTCGTTGCCGACGTCCCAGAGCAGCACGCCCGGCCGGCCCTTGAGCTCGTTCACCTTGGCGACGATCTCCGACTTGACCGCGTTCTTGTACGCGGTGTCGTTCACGTAGTCCGCGCCGTGGTTGAGCCAGAGCCCGACGATCACCTTGATCCCGAACCGGGCGGCGGTGTCCAGCAGCACCGGGGTGTTGGCGTCCGGTCCCCAGATCCGGATCGTGTTCACGCCCATGTTCTTCAGGTCGCGCATGTACCCGTCCGCGGCGCCCTGCGGCGGACCGTACGTGATCCCCTTGACCGGCCAGGGAGTGCCGTTCACGGTCAGCGTCCAGTTGCCCTGGGTGCCGGTGACCTTGACGACGCTCGGCCCGGCCGGCACGGCCGGGTCGGTCATCGCGGCGGGCGTGCTGCCGGTCTGCTTGGACACGGTCACCGAGTCGACGCTGAGCACGCCGCCCGAGGTGGTGTCCGCGGTCGGCGTGGTGAAGCCGGCCACCGCGTTCGGCAGCGAGCCGCCGATCGCCAGGTCGAGCCGCAGGTAGAAGCCGTGGTGCACGGCGGCGTTCCACGCGGTCACGCCGACCTGGGACTCGCGGACCACCCAGGTCTGCTTGCCGTCGAGGTAGAACCGGATCTCCTCGTCGGTCTTGGTCCGGTCGATGACCTGGGAGTACTCGTGGTAGCCGGTCTGGCAGCCGACGCAGGACGCGAACCCG contains:
- a CDS encoding discoidin domain-containing protein, with the translated sequence MKQRPRPALLAGVLAVLLGLATVAVTTVASAADTLLSQGKPALASSVEGADVSADKAFDGDAGTRWSSQFADPQWIRVDLGATATISKVTLQWEGAYGKAFKIQTSPDGTAWTDVYSTTTGAGGTEDLTVSGTGRYVRLYGTARSSGYGYSLYEFKVYGSLGGTPTGECATNAAQGQPATASSQEGADVSADKAFDGNAGTRWSSVFADPQWIRVDLGATKMICGVVLQWEGAYGKSYKIQTSPDGTTWTDAYSTTTGAGGTENLSVSGSGRYVRLYGTVRGSGYGYSLYEFKVLTSGGTTTTPTTPPTQDPNFTTVWQDTFDGTAGTSPSAANWLLRTGTQYPGGAANWGTGSVETASDSTANVALDGSGKLSIKAIRDGSGKWTSGRLETQRTDFTPQPGEMLKFSAVLKQPGVTNGAGYWPGFRATGAAYRGNYTNWPSVGETDIMTDVNGRDQLAQTLHCGTAPDGPCAEYTGRSSGFASCVGCQTGYHEYSQVIDRTKTDEEIRFYLDGKQTWVVRESQVGVTAWNAAVHHGFYLRLDLAIGGSLPNAVAGFTTPTADTTSGGVLSVDSVTVSKQTGSTPAAMTDPAVPAGPSVVKVTGTQGNWTLTVNGTPWPVKGITYGPPQGAADGYMRDLKNMGVNTIRIWGPDANTPVLLDTAARFGIKVIVGLWLNHGADYVNDTAYKNAVKSEIVAKVNELKGRPGVLLWDVGNEVILEMQNYGLSAAEVEARRVGYAKFVNEVAEAIHAADSNHPVTSTDAYTHAWTYYKQYSPALDLLAVNSYGAIDTVKRDWIAGGYTKPYILTEGGPAGEWEVPNDANGVPTEPSDLQKKAGYTYSWNAIKGHAGVALGATEFHYGLENDFGGVWLNTTTGGWRRLGYAALREAYTGQPVPNTAPEISAMTVGTPSAVPAGGTFTVEVSASDPQGDAIRYNLMASDKHINNNKGLRYLTYTQTADGKFTVRAPETLGVWKVYVYAYDGQGNVGIEQRSFKVVPPTLPGTNLARGKTVTASTYQPTGTNGPQLPSYAVDGDYGTRWASEWVDTAWLQVDLGSVQSFDHVSLAWEAAYATSYQVQTSNDGANWTTVYSTTAGNGGFDNLAINASARYVRVNNTARATAYGYSLYEFGVHRQ
- a CDS encoding ATP-binding protein, with product MVLRRFRLPRHPLLLEAAVFIGRRTELSLLTKRIDHITRAGTGLAVAIRGRRQVGKSRLVQELCDRSGLPYLYFTAVKGASATESTTQFLAALTESDLPNDHGLLPGTPPAGGWGDMLRLLAGTLPDRPSIVVLDEVPWLTEQDDTFDGQLQVVWDRLLSRRPVLLLLLGSDLHMMQRLTAYDRPFYGRADNLVLGPLHLAETAAATGLAGSDAIDAHLITGGLPGILMRWPSGTPADDYLRDECADPASPLFAVPEQSLASEFPNPDVARRVLEAVGGDARTFANIAGAAGSRDGAVSSGTLSPLLRQLTDDKQILTADQPLSTSSGKPALYRVADSNLRLYLAILRDVHNLTRRGRPEAGNTLLRNRWTSWRGKAVEPLVRASLEQAAASGALPWPEAHAVGGWWNRQFNPEIDLVGADRGPVASQIHFCGSLKWLGTPFDARDLYELQEGARRVPGYDPAHTGLIVVTRSGATLPTGVVQTIWGPDDVVAAWQA